In Thermococcus stetteri, the following proteins share a genomic window:
- the eif1A gene encoding translation initiation factor eIF-1A: protein MAGKKKNDRHVEGDEVIRVPLPDRKQGQLFGVIEQALGAGWMDVRCEDGKVRRCRIPGKLKRRMWMRVGDVVIVQPWPVQSDERGDIVYRYTKTQVDWLLRKGKITQDFLSGGELLF from the coding sequence ATGGCTGGTAAAAAGAAGAACGACAGGCATGTTGAAGGTGATGAGGTAATCCGTGTTCCTCTTCCCGACAGGAAACAGGGACAGCTCTTTGGAGTCATCGAACAAGCCCTCGGAGCAGGATGGATGGACGTCCGCTGTGAAGACGGCAAGGTCAGGAGATGCAGAATCCCGGGCAAGCTCAAGAGAAGGATGTGGATGCGCGTTGGCGATGTGGTTATCGTCCAGCCCTGGCCGGTCCAGAGCGACGAGAGAGGCGATATAGTCTACCGCTACACTAAGACTCAAGTGGACTGGCTCCTGAGAAAGGGCAAGATAACCCAGGACTTCCTCAGCGGCGGCGAGCTCCTCTTCTGA
- a CDS encoding metal ABC transporter permease has product MIPEFLLRALLASIMVSVLLGLLSPIINTKGLAFLTHALFHALLFGAVLGMILALLLNNYGLVLITALLITTLLVILIAQLEKMGFTSDSAVGIVSSFVAGLTVLGFGVLYKVMATRPYFPLTQNIVSYLTGDIFLVTLNDLTILIVGGAVVFFVLLFLYRDFLYLSFDPEGVESYGGNARAYLMILYVLVGVIGALIVQTVGLITLQVVAILPGAIALMVSSDLKKVLAISLLLTLAVQLSSVVLAFFTAIPPSGIATIILGFVYGGLLFRR; this is encoded by the coding sequence ATGATCCCCGAGTTCCTCCTGAGGGCGCTCCTCGCGAGCATAATGGTTAGCGTCCTCCTCGGCCTTCTAAGCCCGATAATAAACACAAAGGGCCTGGCCTTTCTAACCCACGCCCTATTCCACGCGCTCCTCTTTGGCGCAGTTTTGGGAATGATACTTGCCCTACTGCTCAACAACTACGGCCTCGTCCTCATAACCGCGCTCCTCATAACAACGCTCCTCGTCATACTGATAGCCCAGCTGGAGAAGATGGGCTTCACGTCTGATTCCGCCGTCGGTATAGTCTCCAGCTTCGTCGCCGGGCTTACGGTTCTCGGCTTCGGCGTCCTCTACAAGGTCATGGCCACGAGGCCCTACTTCCCGCTGACCCAGAACATAGTCTCATACCTCACAGGCGACATCTTCCTCGTGACCTTAAACGACCTCACCATTCTGATAGTCGGCGGCGCGGTGGTCTTTTTCGTCCTCCTCTTCCTCTACAGGGACTTTCTCTACCTGAGCTTTGATCCAGAGGGAGTCGAGAGCTACGGTGGGAACGCCAGGGCCTACCTCATGATCCTGTACGTTCTCGTTGGCGTCATCGGGGCTTTGATAGTCCAGACGGTCGGGCTCATAACCCTCCAGGTCGTGGCGATCCTCCCCGGTGCGATAGCGCTGATGGTCAGCTCCGACCTCAAGAAGGTGCTCGCAATAAGCCTCCTCCTGACGCTCGCCGTCCAGCTGTCCTCTGTGGTCTTGGCGTTCTTCACGGCCATACCCCCGAGCGG
- a CDS encoding serine protein kinase RIO — translation MREEFLEREIEEILGLRDRREKDSELYKIANEVFDRTTKETLAYLHRRGKIESLYGVISTGKEANVFAGVDGEGNRVAVKIYRTYTTEFRRIWEYLAADPRIGYLPKDMRKLVFVWTRREFKNLQRAIKYAVRVPEPVIFRNNVLVMEFIGDEAPAPRLKDVERELSREDFEGLYDFTMRVIERLWKRGDMVHGDLSEYNILIHDGPVVIDWSQATVKRNRMSLELLRRDITNVSSYFRKRGVDVENPEEKFRELVEG, via the coding sequence ATGAGGGAAGAGTTCCTTGAAAGGGAGATCGAAGAAATCCTCGGCCTCAGGGATAGGAGGGAAAAGGACAGCGAGCTCTACAAGATAGCCAACGAGGTCTTCGACAGGACAACCAAAGAGACACTGGCTTATCTGCACAGGAGGGGGAAGATAGAAAGCCTCTACGGTGTAATCAGCACCGGAAAGGAGGCAAACGTCTTTGCGGGAGTTGACGGCGAGGGAAACAGGGTGGCCGTGAAGATATACAGGACCTACACGACCGAGTTCAGGAGAATATGGGAGTACCTCGCGGCCGATCCGAGAATCGGCTACCTTCCGAAAGACATGAGAAAGCTCGTCTTCGTGTGGACGAGGAGGGAGTTCAAGAACCTCCAGAGGGCCATAAAGTACGCGGTCAGGGTTCCCGAGCCGGTGATCTTTAGAAACAACGTCCTCGTAATGGAGTTCATAGGGGATGAAGCACCGGCTCCGAGACTGAAGGACGTGGAGAGGGAGTTGAGTAGAGAGGACTTCGAGGGGCTTTACGACTTCACGATGAGGGTTATAGAGCGCCTCTGGAAGCGTGGGGACATGGTTCACGGTGACTTGAGCGAGTACAACATACTCATCCACGACGGGCCGGTCGTGATAGACTGGTCCCAGGCAACGGTTAAGAGGAACAGGATGAGCCTTGAGCTCCTGAGGAGGGACATAACCAACGTCTCAAGCTACTTCAGGAAGAGGGGCGTTGATGTTGAGAATCCGGAGGAGAAGTTCCGCGAGCTTGTTGAGGGGTGA
- a CDS encoding McrB family protein, producing the protein MGRFEISKNALEKIAESLREEYEGSNVDYVIEDMKISENGEYLSVLIRDDYDSRFLHIFDTKGNPLPGWKSGVGIPCQEDVVIFPSVENVAVFMKCGTGEITLYPFQNESPKENALRITFSRLPIYVSLTNTERVVIFGDMRLDFNAPADLEALFIPRLQGGYVFFHAIYDTEGDVYFLHTFKEPGKKNPVLRVGRINYPPHPYYSPLEFWDGVETISAYSPAPPTKGAIGDIVLRDQEPIGVLGTKLGKELYVLTPKKARIIPLPGELVFTKFTEKGLFLLIGQFRGYLYGGFVTYEDLLEKNSLKLEDIEDRTVFGRYNPEAVDPKFSGISRDGNVLVLGKSSGKLSASGRFYYYVRPDSNYLYSYVSTETIPGEEEVTYDQYTQLEEVLKRFGGVILYGPPGTGKTKLALDLSKGADRVEVVTFHQSYSYEDFVEGFRPVEKDGKLLYVVEDGILKRLAVEAIFHGLHPNSGETDYGKKKEIVLNYLQTGNGAFKPRGKFYLIIDEINRGNISRILGEVITLLDPDKRLGAEYETRITLPYSREPFALPPNLYIIGTMNSTDRSIAFLDMALRRRFAFLEILPRPEELGDIEVGGVNLQHLLSTLNRVIEEERGKDYTIGHGYFREVIKAKPEERAKALKDVFYYKILPLLQEYFYGNWETIRRSLPGFGFIDEKGRIIEMDDDEFIEALRKLVTEK; encoded by the coding sequence GTGGGCAGATTTGAGATTTCCAAAAATGCTCTGGAAAAAATAGCTGAGAGCCTCAGGGAGGAATACGAGGGAAGCAACGTCGATTACGTTATCGAGGACATGAAAATTTCGGAAAACGGTGAATACCTCTCGGTACTGATAAGGGACGACTACGACTCCCGGTTTCTCCACATCTTTGACACGAAGGGAAATCCACTCCCGGGATGGAAGAGCGGAGTTGGGATTCCCTGCCAGGAAGATGTTGTTATTTTTCCCAGCGTTGAAAACGTGGCAGTCTTTATGAAGTGCGGAACCGGGGAAATAACACTCTACCCATTTCAGAACGAAAGTCCAAAGGAGAACGCCCTTAGAATAACTTTCTCAAGGCTCCCAATATACGTGAGTCTGACCAACACGGAGAGGGTAGTAATTTTCGGGGACATGAGGCTGGACTTCAACGCCCCAGCTGACCTGGAGGCCCTCTTCATACCGCGCCTTCAAGGAGGTTACGTGTTTTTCCATGCCATTTACGACACGGAAGGGGACGTGTATTTCCTCCATACCTTTAAGGAACCTGGAAAGAAGAACCCCGTGCTGAGGGTGGGGAGGATAAACTACCCACCTCACCCCTATTACTCCCCCCTTGAATTTTGGGACGGAGTGGAGACGATCTCAGCTTATTCCCCAGCGCCACCAACAAAGGGGGCAATAGGCGACATTGTATTGAGGGATCAAGAACCAATCGGCGTTCTTGGGACGAAGCTTGGGAAGGAGCTGTACGTCCTCACCCCAAAGAAAGCCCGGATAATCCCGCTTCCAGGTGAGCTCGTGTTTACGAAATTCACCGAGAAGGGCCTCTTCCTGCTCATCGGCCAGTTCAGGGGCTATCTTTATGGGGGTTTCGTCACCTACGAAGACCTCCTCGAGAAGAACTCACTCAAGCTGGAAGACATTGAGGACAGAACGGTCTTCGGCAGGTACAATCCGGAAGCCGTTGATCCAAAGTTCTCTGGAATCTCAAGGGACGGGAACGTCCTCGTCCTAGGTAAATCATCGGGTAAACTAAGCGCCAGCGGCAGGTTCTACTACTACGTTCGCCCTGATTCAAACTATCTATACTCCTACGTGTCCACGGAGACTATCCCGGGGGAAGAGGAGGTTACCTACGATCAGTACACCCAGCTCGAAGAAGTGCTCAAAAGGTTTGGAGGGGTCATCCTTTACGGCCCGCCTGGAACCGGAAAGACAAAACTAGCCCTGGACCTCTCAAAGGGTGCCGACAGGGTTGAGGTCGTCACTTTCCATCAGTCATACAGTTATGAAGACTTCGTTGAGGGCTTCAGACCTGTCGAAAAGGACGGCAAGCTCCTCTACGTCGTTGAAGATGGAATACTGAAGAGGCTTGCAGTTGAGGCGATTTTCCACGGCCTCCATCCTAATTCTGGAGAAACTGACTACGGGAAGAAAAAAGAGATCGTCCTCAACTACCTCCAAACTGGGAACGGAGCATTTAAACCGCGTGGGAAGTTCTACCTCATCATAGACGAGATAAACAGGGGGAACATATCTCGGATCCTTGGAGAAGTCATAACCCTCCTCGATCCGGATAAAAGGCTTGGGGCGGAGTACGAGACTAGGATAACCCTCCCATATTCAAGGGAGCCGTTCGCACTGCCGCCCAACCTCTATATAATCGGAACCATGAACTCAACTGACAGGAGCATTGCCTTCCTAGACATGGCCCTCAGGAGGCGCTTTGCGTTCCTTGAAATACTGCCCCGCCCAGAGGAGCTCGGTGATATCGAAGTCGGTGGTGTAAACCTCCAGCACCTCCTCTCAACTCTAAACAGGGTGATCGAAGAGGAGCGCGGGAAGGACTACACGATAGGTCACGGCTACTTCAGGGAGGTCATAAAGGCGAAGCCGGAGGAGAGAGCAAAGGCCCTAAAGGACGTCTTCTACTACAAGATACTCCCACTGCTCCAGGAGTACTTCTACGGAAACTGGGAAACGATACGTCGCTCCCTGCCTGGATTCGGGTTCATAGATGAGAAGGGCAGAATAATCGAAATGGACGACGATGAGTTCATTGAAGCCCTGCGCAAGCTGGTGACCGAGAAATGA
- a CDS encoding DUF530 family protein, protein MTTTEELVAQVNKILDDIGIDLGELFQDFDPVRLALTLNRNLSLLEEFEEELERRVGEGGPSVPIRDRKNRDPHLQWLYRKRHYRTLALERLRSAITAHKIALAILDANYTFKKGGSEIRATDVKDEKVKIIRKPYSIGRVEILPHLAYSGDVLKLLARESLSVRDAFKEIKSRLREQGMVKTRSIRLEVEYFENNRLKKAHVSLPADADIEAELRKQFGRRFRWRVLSLVKTRGVLINNHYTVDNLALAYASFNPEKGPELLGLDIFRYYFLTSPADRETLGVFPGIKGCLDCHYSILDLPFRWDPNFKTGQGSFYVIRKCEMEEQLVGRKKDLSGVPNYLLGGVLLYGISHYDEKKVAEILGIPEDELLEAMRKFVISGLSSVLFTKEEAKKFEKFMPKSDKAKQFLALLQG, encoded by the coding sequence ATGACGACGACGGAAGAACTGGTCGCCCAGGTCAACAAGATACTTGACGACATTGGCATAGACCTGGGCGAGCTCTTCCAGGACTTCGACCCCGTCAGGTTAGCCCTAACTCTAAACCGCAACCTTTCCCTCCTCGAGGAGTTTGAGGAGGAGCTTGAGCGCAGGGTGGGTGAAGGCGGCCCCTCGGTTCCAATCAGGGACAGGAAGAACCGCGACCCGCACCTCCAGTGGCTCTACAGGAAGAGACACTACAGAACGCTGGCCCTGGAAAGGCTCCGCTCGGCAATAACAGCCCACAAAATCGCTTTAGCAATTCTCGACGCCAACTACACCTTTAAAAAAGGCGGCAGTGAGATTCGAGCGACCGATGTAAAGGACGAAAAGGTGAAGATCATCAGAAAGCCCTACAGCATCGGGAGAGTTGAGATACTGCCCCACCTAGCGTACTCTGGAGACGTCCTTAAGCTCCTCGCCAGGGAGAGCCTCTCCGTTAGGGATGCATTCAAGGAGATCAAGAGCAGGTTAAGGGAGCAGGGAATGGTTAAAACCAGGAGCATAAGGCTCGAGGTCGAGTACTTCGAGAACAACCGCCTAAAGAAGGCCCACGTCAGCCTTCCCGCCGATGCAGACATCGAGGCTGAACTGAGGAAGCAGTTCGGAAGGCGCTTCCGCTGGAGGGTCCTCAGCCTCGTGAAGACGAGGGGCGTCCTCATAAACAACCATTACACCGTGGACAACTTGGCCCTGGCCTATGCCTCGTTTAATCCCGAGAAGGGGCCTGAGCTGCTCGGACTCGACATATTCCGCTACTACTTCCTCACCTCTCCGGCCGACAGGGAAACTCTGGGGGTCTTTCCGGGGATAAAGGGCTGTTTGGACTGCCACTACTCAATCCTCGACCTGCCCTTTAGATGGGATCCGAACTTCAAAACGGGTCAGGGAAGCTTCTATGTCATAAGGAAGTGTGAGATGGAGGAACAGCTCGTCGGCAGGAAGAAGGACCTCAGCGGAGTTCCCAACTACCTCCTCGGCGGCGTCCTCCTCTACGGGATAAGCCACTACGACGAGAAGAAGGTTGCGGAGATACTGGGAATCCCAGAGGACGAGCTTCTCGAAGCAATGAGGAAGTTCGTGATATCCGGCCTGTCCAGCGTGCTCTTCACCAAGGAAGAGGCGAAGAAGTTCGAGAAATTCATGCCGAAGAGCGACAAGGCGAAGCAGTTCCTCGCCCTCCTCCAGGGGTGA
- a CDS encoding KH domain-containing protein, translating to MDEFERLLRKYERVDKDGRIEREENDEEITFTALGEQEEFVKIPKERIAVLIGKKGRTKREIEERTKTKIEVDSETGEVFITATEETNDPLAVWKARDVVMAIGRGFSPERAFRLFNEGETLEVVNLTDIVVGNEKNALPRVRGRIIGGKGRTREIIEEMSGADISVYGKTVAIIGNPIQVEVAKTAVEKLARGSPHGVVYRYLERRKKDLELETATYYEALEGKLPEDIDEGDEDEFEEEEE from the coding sequence ATGGACGAGTTTGAGAGGCTCCTTAGGAAGTACGAGCGCGTTGATAAGGACGGCAGGATTGAGCGTGAGGAGAATGATGAGGAGATCACCTTTACCGCTCTCGGCGAACAGGAGGAGTTCGTTAAAATCCCGAAGGAGAGGATAGCGGTACTCATCGGGAAGAAAGGACGGACCAAGAGGGAGATCGAGGAGAGGACCAAAACGAAGATAGAAGTGGACAGCGAGACGGGCGAGGTCTTCATAACCGCGACAGAAGAAACCAACGACCCGCTGGCAGTGTGGAAGGCAAGAGATGTAGTCATGGCCATTGGGAGGGGCTTCTCTCCGGAGAGGGCCTTCAGGCTCTTCAACGAGGGTGAGACCCTTGAGGTCGTGAACCTCACCGACATCGTCGTGGGCAACGAGAAGAACGCACTCCCGAGGGTTAGGGGCAGGATCATAGGGGGGAAGGGAAGGACGAGGGAAATAATAGAGGAGATGAGCGGTGCAGACATAAGCGTCTATGGAAAGACCGTTGCGATAATCGGGAACCCGATACAGGTTGAAGTTGCCAAAACCGCCGTTGAGAAGCTCGCAAGGGGTTCTCCTCACGGTGTGGTTTACCGCTACCTTGAGAGGAGGAAGAAGGACCTGGAGCTTGAGACCGCCACATACTACGAGGCCCTTGAGGGCAAACTGCCCGAAGACATTGATGAAGGTGATGAGGACGAATTTGAAGAAGAGGAGGAGTGA
- a CDS encoding DNA topoisomerase IV subunit A has protein sequence MPKRKIHRERPKEKFSYDPRKVLKMLDEHARRILEDIKAGKNPHFDIPMRGLSNVYFDEETRLIRMGDKLSRRYFLNVAHARKFMQTLLIMAYVKRLVSEGKHASLREAYYANKHTIPGTRENTFEDQSESDPIIEDLERMFGVLREEMHITADRRGYIYGDIVIRDGEDEFNASKLGSGGWAVPGTVEHIQFPEINVDYALVVETAAMADRLIEEKFPKRENALIIATQGQASRGVRRLIHRLHYEEGLPIIVFTDGDPYGWYIYSTIKQGSINLAYLSDKLATPESKFVGMTMDDIKKYGLENVTEKLKGIPPNKKGGPTGDYKRILEEMNYPWFQNKEWQRQLQLALKWGVRIEQQALANKSLEFVAKEYLPEKINNGDLLP, from the coding sequence ATGCCTAAGCGCAAAATCCACAGGGAGAGGCCCAAGGAGAAGTTCTCCTACGACCCCAGGAAAGTCCTGAAGATGCTCGACGAGCACGCGAGGAGGATCCTTGAGGACATCAAAGCCGGCAAAAACCCCCACTTCGACATTCCGATGCGCGGGCTGAGCAACGTTTACTTCGATGAGGAGACGAGGCTCATCAGAATGGGCGACAAGCTCTCAAGGCGCTACTTCCTCAACGTGGCCCACGCCAGGAAGTTCATGCAGACCCTGCTCATAATGGCCTACGTTAAGAGGCTCGTGAGCGAGGGCAAGCACGCGAGCCTCCGTGAAGCCTACTACGCCAACAAGCACACGATACCCGGGACGAGGGAAAACACCTTCGAGGACCAGAGCGAGAGCGACCCGATAATCGAAGACCTTGAGAGGATGTTCGGCGTTTTGAGGGAGGAGATGCACATAACCGCCGACAGGCGCGGTTACATCTACGGCGACATCGTCATCCGTGATGGGGAAGACGAGTTCAACGCGAGCAAGCTGGGAAGCGGTGGCTGGGCCGTTCCAGGAACGGTGGAGCACATACAGTTCCCGGAGATCAACGTTGACTACGCCCTTGTAGTCGAGACAGCGGCTATGGCCGACCGTCTCATCGAGGAAAAGTTCCCGAAGAGGGAGAACGCCCTCATCATCGCCACTCAGGGACAGGCCTCGCGTGGGGTTAGGCGTTTAATACACAGGCTCCACTACGAGGAAGGTCTACCCATAATCGTCTTCACCGATGGAGATCCATACGGTTGGTACATCTACTCGACCATAAAGCAGGGTTCGATAAACCTCGCATACCTCAGCGACAAGCTGGCAACTCCGGAGTCGAAGTTCGTGGGCATGACGATGGACGACATCAAGAAGTACGGCCTTGAGAACGTCACCGAGAAGCTCAAGGGCATCCCGCCGAACAAGAAGGGCGGCCCAACGGGAGACTACAAGAGAATCTTAGAGGAGATGAACTACCCGTGGTTCCAGAACAAGGAGTGGCAGAGACAGCTCCAGCTCGCCCTCAAGTGGGGAGTGAGGATTGAACAGCAGGCCTTAGCCAACAAGTCCCTCGAGTTCGTCGCGAAGGAGTATCTCCCGGAAAAGATAAACAACGGTGATCTCCTGCCATGA
- the top6B gene encoding DNA topoisomerase VI subunit B, which translates to MAEASQLFKEFKIQSVSEFFRRNAAMLGYTGKVRSLTTLVHEAVTNSLDACEEAGIPPYVRVEIEELGNEHYKVVVEDNGPGIPEKYITHVFGKMLAGTKAHRNIQSRGQQGIGISGAVMFAQITSGKATRVITSTGNDEIIEAWVKIDVDKNEGKIVKKEKHPNPKGWRGTRIELEVKNVRYMRSKQGVFWYLKLTAIANPHAHIELIEPDGKLIVFPRSSDYIPEPPVEMKPHPKGVLTDDVYRLAKKTRRNTVRRFLIGEFSRISDKKVDELIEYIAALRLIKTVEDKKLQEQYYQKLMEGHVKAVLRAFKGYTKVVKQVAKMMEKPPEKLTWHEAEEIVEAFKYMKFLAPPTHGLRPIGEENIEKGLKGILKPEFVTAVTRPPKVYSGGIPFQVEVGIAYGGEIPAGFDLYRYANRVPLLFDAGSCVTTQAARSVDWKRYKIDDLDRAPLVLMINVVSVHVPYTGTGKQSIASVDEIYNEIRLAIMDAARRLQTYLSGKHRRLAQVKRKKTFEKYVPEIARALSILTGEPEEKIREYFIRFIESRFASTEVEEVPVAEEVAENA; encoded by the coding sequence ATGGCCGAGGCTAGTCAGCTCTTCAAGGAGTTTAAGATTCAGAGCGTCAGCGAGTTCTTCAGGCGAAACGCGGCAATGCTCGGCTACACGGGCAAGGTCCGCTCGCTGACGACCCTCGTCCACGAGGCGGTAACTAATTCGCTCGACGCCTGCGAAGAGGCTGGAATCCCGCCCTACGTTAGGGTCGAGATTGAGGAGCTCGGAAACGAGCACTACAAGGTCGTCGTCGAGGACAACGGTCCTGGAATCCCGGAGAAGTATATAACCCACGTTTTCGGAAAGATGCTCGCGGGAACGAAGGCCCACAGGAACATACAGAGCCGTGGTCAACAGGGTATCGGTATAAGCGGCGCCGTTATGTTCGCCCAGATAACGAGCGGAAAGGCCACACGTGTAATAACCTCAACCGGAAACGACGAGATAATCGAGGCTTGGGTTAAAATAGACGTTGACAAGAACGAGGGTAAAATCGTCAAGAAGGAGAAACATCCAAACCCAAAGGGTTGGCGCGGGACGAGGATAGAGCTCGAGGTTAAGAACGTCAGGTACATGCGCTCGAAGCAGGGTGTCTTCTGGTACCTCAAGCTTACAGCTATAGCCAACCCGCACGCTCACATCGAACTCATTGAACCGGACGGAAAGCTCATAGTCTTCCCGAGATCGAGCGATTACATCCCTGAACCGCCAGTCGAGATGAAGCCTCATCCTAAGGGAGTCCTCACCGATGACGTTTACAGATTGGCCAAGAAGACGAGGAGGAACACAGTGAGAAGGTTCCTCATCGGAGAGTTCTCGAGGATAAGCGACAAGAAGGTGGACGAGCTTATTGAATACATAGCTGCCCTCAGGCTGATAAAGACCGTGGAGGACAAGAAGCTCCAGGAGCAGTACTACCAGAAGCTCATGGAGGGGCACGTCAAGGCCGTTCTCAGGGCCTTCAAGGGCTATACGAAGGTGGTCAAACAGGTCGCCAAGATGATGGAGAAGCCGCCCGAGAAGCTCACCTGGCACGAAGCTGAAGAGATAGTCGAGGCCTTCAAGTACATGAAGTTCCTCGCTCCGCCGACTCACGGTTTAAGGCCCATCGGCGAGGAGAACATCGAGAAGGGGCTGAAGGGAATCCTCAAGCCGGAGTTCGTGACCGCTGTTACCAGACCGCCCAAGGTCTACTCCGGTGGCATCCCGTTCCAGGTTGAGGTCGGGATAGCCTACGGCGGCGAGATTCCTGCTGGATTTGACCTCTACCGCTACGCCAACAGGGTCCCGCTCCTATTCGACGCCGGTTCGTGTGTAACCACCCAGGCGGCCCGCTCCGTGGACTGGAAGAGGTACAAGATAGACGACCTCGACAGGGCACCGCTCGTCCTCATGATAAACGTCGTTTCGGTTCACGTCCCATACACCGGAACCGGAAAGCAGAGCATAGCGAGCGTTGATGAGATCTACAACGAGATACGTCTGGCTATAATGGACGCCGCGAGAAGGCTTCAGACCTACCTGAGCGGCAAGCACAGGAGACTCGCGCAGGTCAAAAGGAAGAAGACCTTCGAGAAGTACGTCCCGGAGATAGCGAGGGCCTTGAGCATCCTAACTGGAGAGCCCGAGGAGAAGATTAGGGAGTACTTCATCAGGTTTATCGAGAGCAGGTTTGCAAGTACAGAGGTTGAGGAAGTCCCGGTAGCTGAGGAGGTGGCCGAGAATGCCTAA
- a CDS encoding DUF1699 family protein — MKVRVKAKTYPDLLRKLEEALDEEVTEVYVNLRPTKEVVVKILEHSPNVRKITCPPSLYPKVSQKVIMALNQLGVELLPESYPRGRPKKYDEKTVKQVVEMARKGMPMKEISRKLGIPLRTVYYLANLYSSSHTSFRGE, encoded by the coding sequence ATGAAGGTGAGAGTCAAGGCAAAGACCTACCCAGATCTGCTCCGAAAGCTGGAGGAGGCCCTCGACGAGGAGGTTACGGAGGTCTACGTCAACCTGAGACCGACCAAAGAGGTAGTCGTTAAAATCCTAGAGCACTCACCAAACGTCAGGAAGATCACATGCCCTCCCAGCCTTTACCCAAAGGTGTCCCAAAAAGTCATCATGGCCCTGAACCAGCTTGGGGTGGAGCTTTTACCCGAAAGCTACCCGAGGGGCAGGCCAAAGAAGTACGACGAGAAGACGGTAAAGCAGGTCGTTGAGATGGCCCGAAAGGGTATGCCAATGAAAGAGATCAGCAGAAAGCTTGGCATACCACTCAGAACCGTGTATTACCTTGCAAATCTATACTCTTCGTCCCACACTTCTTTTCGAGGGGAGTGA
- a CDS encoding metal ABC transporter ATP-binding protein, which produces MKAVEAENLTILYGGHPALSDVTFTLEEGRTLLLLGPNGAGKTTLLKTIACFHREYTGELRVFERSPCEARDLIGYVPQSQSLNERVPLTALEVVAMGGVYKRGFVHFKIPPEIIEKAESVLAFVGLGGIEDRLFRELSGGQKQRVLLARALMSDPKLFLLDEPLSALDPSARAEVTNVLSKIKRERGVAMIITTHDINPLLEIGDLVMLINKRLIAFGKPEEVLTDEVIKSVYGPMAKVIPVGGKLYCITGDFHIHRGGGGR; this is translated from the coding sequence ATGAAAGCGGTTGAAGCCGAGAACTTGACTATCCTCTACGGCGGTCATCCTGCCTTAAGCGACGTAACGTTCACTCTGGAGGAGGGTAGGACCCTTCTTCTTCTAGGCCCAAACGGGGCCGGGAAAACGACCCTACTGAAAACAATAGCGTGCTTTCACAGGGAATATACGGGAGAGCTTAGGGTGTTTGAGAGATCGCCCTGTGAGGCAAGGGACCTGATAGGATACGTCCCCCAGAGTCAGAGCCTGAACGAGAGAGTGCCCTTGACTGCCCTTGAGGTCGTGGCCATGGGAGGCGTCTACAAGAGGGGCTTCGTCCATTTCAAGATACCGCCGGAGATTATAGAGAAAGCCGAGAGCGTTTTGGCCTTTGTGGGCCTCGGGGGAATTGAGGACAGGCTCTTCCGCGAGCTCTCCGGCGGGCAGAAGCAGAGGGTTCTCCTTGCGAGGGCTCTGATGAGCGACCCCAAGCTTTTCCTTCTCGACGAGCCGCTTTCGGCTCTCGATCCAAGCGCGAGGGCAGAAGTCACAAACGTCCTCAGCAAGATAAAGCGCGAGAGAGGGGTAGCTATGATAATCACAACCCACGACATCAACCCGCTCCTTGAGATTGGAGACCTTGTAATGCTCATAAACAAGAGGTTGATAGCCTTCGGAAAACCCGAGGAAGTGCTCACTGATGAGGTCATAAAGTCCGTCTACGGCCCAATGGCAAAGGTGATCCCGGTCGGCGGAAAGCTCTACTGCATAACCGGGGACTTCCACATACACCGCGGGGGTGGCGGGAGATGA